A part of Magnetospirillum sp. ME-1 genomic DNA contains:
- a CDS encoding GAF domain-containing protein, with amino-acid sequence MTALVRYGILDTEAEEQFDRITRLVASLFEAPIALVSLVDHRRQWFKSTFGLQARETPREHAFCAHAICGRDLFVIPDATKDARFADNPLVTGQPAIRFYMGAALITPDDHALGTLCVIDRKTRPEPTREQKQVLRDLAGIVMHHMETRRVLRQNQTAARRARGALGAVIGELGKARTQRSLELADELRAVDAIIDGFETLPRLN; translated from the coding sequence ATGACCGCCCTTGTCCGCTACGGCATTCTCGACACCGAGGCCGAGGAACAGTTCGACCGCATCACCCGGCTGGTCGCCTCGCTGTTCGAGGCTCCCATCGCCCTGGTCTCACTGGTCGATCACCGCCGCCAGTGGTTCAAGTCGACCTTCGGGCTGCAGGCCCGCGAAACCCCGCGCGAACATGCCTTCTGCGCCCACGCCATCTGCGGCCGCGACCTGTTCGTGATCCCCGACGCCACCAAGGACGCGCGCTTCGCCGACAATCCGCTGGTGACCGGCCAGCCGGCGATCCGCTTCTACATGGGCGCGGCGCTGATCACCCCCGACGACCATGCCCTGGGCACGCTGTGCGTCATCGACCGCAAGACCCGGCCCGAGCCCACCCGCGAGCAGAAGCAGGTGCTGCGCGATCTGGCGGGCATCGTCATGCATCACATGGAGACCCGCCGCGTCCTGCGGCAGAACCAGACCGCCGCCCGGCGGGCCAGGGGCGCGCTCGGCGCCGTCATCGGGGAACTGGGCAAGGCGCGGACCCAACGCTCCCTCGAACTGGCCGATGAATTGCGGGCGGTGGACGCCATCATCGACGGATTCGAGACCTTGCCCCGGCTGAACTGA
- a CDS encoding NAD kinase, translating to MVFSSIAFVAAETEAAQAALSRLQARYAHVPPEEADLIVALGGDGFMLEMLHRFVARRVPIYGMNRGSVGFLMNVYREHGLIERLSKAEQVILHPLRMKALCATGELVEALAINEVSLLRETRQAAKLRIRIDGKIRMDELICDGILLSTPAGSTAYNLSAHGPIIPLGAGIAALTPISAFRPRRWRGALLPHTAKVVFEVLEAGKRPVSAVADSTEARDVVEVEVREDRSCDLVLLFDPEHNLEERIITEQFLP from the coding sequence ATGGTATTTTCCTCCATCGCTTTCGTCGCCGCCGAGACCGAGGCCGCCCAGGCGGCGCTGTCCCGGCTGCAGGCCCGCTACGCCCATGTGCCGCCCGAGGAAGCCGACCTGATCGTCGCGCTGGGCGGCGATGGTTTCATGCTGGAGATGCTGCATCGCTTCGTGGCGCGCCGGGTGCCCATCTACGGCATGAACCGGGGCAGCGTCGGTTTCCTGATGAACGTCTACCGCGAGCACGGGCTGATCGAGCGGCTGTCCAAGGCCGAGCAGGTGATCCTCCACCCGCTTCGCATGAAGGCGCTTTGCGCCACGGGCGAGTTGGTGGAGGCCCTGGCCATCAATGAGGTGTCGCTGCTGCGCGAAACCCGGCAGGCGGCCAAGCTGCGCATCCGCATCGATGGCAAGATCCGCATGGACGAGCTGATCTGCGACGGCATCCTCTTATCCACGCCGGCGGGCAGCACCGCCTACAACCTGTCGGCCCACGGGCCGATCATTCCTTTGGGCGCGGGCATCGCGGCGCTGACCCCCATTTCCGCCTTCCGGCCCCGGCGCTGGCGCGGCGCCCTGCTGCCCCACACCGCCAAGGTGGTGTTCGAGGTGCTGGAGGCGGGCAAGCGCCCGGTCAGCGCCGTGGCCGATTCCACCGAGGCCCGCGACGTGGTCGAGGTGGAGGTGCGCGAGGACCGCTCCTGCGATCTGGTGCTGCTGTTCGACCCCGAGCACAATCTGGAGGAGCGCATCATCACCGAGCAGTTCCTGCCGTGA
- a CDS encoding AbrB family transcriptional regulator encodes MMRGRAWALALGLGALGGSLFSVLDLPLPWMLGALSATTLASLGGLRPEIPASLRGVMIAVLGLMLGSAFSPQLLGRIATWSDSLLVLLLAMAATGVLVTLYLRRAAGMSRVTAFFAAAPGGINEMVITGGALGGDERTIALSHSLRILLIVFTVPFGYRLIAHVHSVPMSIRCPWPRAWAALPIWGAWTPWSCWVRPWPAPSSPGWPACRPGC; translated from the coding sequence ATGATGAGGGGCCGTGCCTGGGCACTTGCCCTGGGCCTGGGGGCCTTGGGCGGAAGCCTGTTTTCCGTCCTCGACCTGCCGCTGCCCTGGATGCTGGGGGCGCTTTCCGCCACCACCCTGGCCTCGCTCGGCGGGTTGAGGCCCGAAATTCCGGCCTCGTTGCGCGGCGTGATGATCGCCGTGCTGGGCCTGATGCTGGGCAGCGCCTTTTCCCCCCAATTGCTGGGGCGCATCGCAACGTGGAGCGATTCCCTGCTGGTGCTGCTGCTGGCCATGGCGGCGACGGGGGTGCTGGTCACCCTTTATCTGCGTCGCGCCGCCGGCATGAGCCGGGTCACCGCCTTTTTCGCCGCGGCCCCCGGCGGCATCAACGAGATGGTGATCACCGGCGGCGCGCTGGGCGGCGACGAGCGCACCATCGCGCTGTCCCATTCCCTGCGCATCCTGCTGATCGTCTTCACCGTGCCATTCGGCTACCGGCTGATCGCCCATGTCCATTCGGTGCCCATGTCCATTCGGTGCCCATGGCCGAGAGCATGGGCCGCCTTGCCGATCTGGGGGGCATGGACGCCCTGGTCATGCTGGGTTCGGCCGTGGCCGGCGCCGTCCTCGCCCGGCTGGCCCGCCTGCCGGCCTGGATGCTGA
- a CDS encoding AbrB family transcriptional regulator produces MLGSAVAGAVLARLARLPAWMLTGPMLASAGLHLAGLTAFRPPAEMVVLAQVVTGAAIGCRFRGLSWTEMAVMARPALGATAIMLVLSAGAAALLAGWSGLSFGVLLLAFVPGGIAEMCLVALALGQDVAFVSTHHVVRVVLVIMLAPPIFKMIERREIR; encoded by the coding sequence ATGCTGGGTTCGGCCGTGGCCGGCGCCGTCCTCGCCCGGCTGGCCCGCCTGCCGGCCTGGATGCTGACCGGGCCCATGCTGGCCAGTGCCGGATTGCATCTGGCCGGGCTGACCGCCTTCCGTCCGCCGGCCGAGATGGTGGTGCTGGCCCAGGTGGTGACGGGCGCGGCCATCGGCTGCCGTTTCCGGGGGCTGTCCTGGACCGAAATGGCGGTCATGGCCCGCCCGGCGCTGGGCGCCACCGCCATCATGCTGGTGCTGTCGGCGGGGGCGGCCGCTCTGCTGGCGGGCTGGAGCGGGTTGTCCTTCGGCGTCCTGCTGCTGGCCTTCGTGCCCGGCGGCATCGCCGAGATGTGCCTGGTGGCGCTGGCGCTGGGCCAGGACGTGGCCTTCGTCTCCACCCACCACGTGGTCCGGGTGGTGCTGGTGATCATGCTGGCCCCCCCCATCTTCAAGATGATCGAGCGAAGGGAGATCCGGTGA
- a CDS encoding WbuC family cupin fold metalloprotein codes for MRVIDAAELAELSAKAAQSPRRRLNTNLHGEPTDAVQRMVIAFEPDTYIRPHRHPAQFETFVLLRGRGTLLTFADDGAVERRIEMADDATRVVEIPAGTWHSLVSEAAGTQVIEIKPGPYQPTAERDFVPWAPPEGHAAAPVCRDWMKGCRVGARFNSPD; via the coding sequence ATGAGGGTGATCGATGCCGCCGAGCTGGCGGAGCTTTCGGCCAAGGCCGCCCAATCGCCCCGGCGGCGGCTCAACACCAACCTGCACGGCGAGCCCACCGACGCGGTCCAGCGCATGGTGATCGCCTTCGAGCCGGATACCTATATCCGCCCCCATCGCCACCCCGCCCAGTTCGAGACATTCGTCCTGTTGCGGGGCCGCGGAACATTGCTGACATTCGCCGATGACGGCGCGGTGGAGCGCCGCATCGAAATGGCCGATGACGCGACCCGGGTCGTGGAGATTCCGGCCGGCACCTGGCACTCCCTGGTGTCGGAGGCGGCGGGAACCCAGGTCATCGAAATAAAACCCGGCCCCTACCAGCCGACCGCCGAGCGGGACTTCGTCCCCTGGGCCCCGCCCGAGGGTCACGCCGCCGCCCCCGTCTGCCGTGACTGGATGAAGGGTTGCAGGGTGGGGGCGAGGTTCAATTCTCCGGACTAA
- a CDS encoding DUF992 domain-containing protein has translation MKKWIASTVVALAALFAFGHEARAEGGVVLGVLTCSKSGAGITYVLHSRNPVTCEYNGVGGPSKYTGKSGILFGVDLEIEHMDGMAYLVMGGTATDKNSLQGYYIGAKASVTVGVGLAAQAGLVGVGNDFVLVPVGLGGQIGIGATAGIAYVDIAGAK, from the coding sequence ATGAAAAAGTGGATTGCTTCGACTGTTGTCGCCTTGGCGGCGCTGTTTGCGTTCGGTCATGAAGCCCGTGCCGAAGGGGGCGTGGTTCTGGGTGTGCTGACCTGCAGCAAGTCCGGCGCCGGCATCACCTACGTGCTCCATTCCCGCAACCCGGTCACCTGCGAATACAACGGCGTCGGCGGCCCGTCCAAGTATACCGGCAAGAGCGGCATCCTGTTCGGCGTCGATCTCGAGATCGAGCACATGGACGGCATGGCCTATCTGGTGATGGGCGGCACCGCCACCGACAAGAACAGCCTTCAGGGCTATTACATCGGCGCCAAGGCTTCGGTGACCGTGGGCGTCGGCCTGGCGGCGCAGGCGGGTCTGGTCGGCGTCGGCAACGACTTCGTCCTGGTGCCCGTGGGCCTGGGCGGCCAGATCGGTATCGGCGCCACCGCCGGCATCGCCTATGTGGACATCGCGGGCGCCAAGTAA
- a CDS encoding UDP-N-acetylmuramate--L-alanine ligase: MEHDTPYFFCGIGGSGMLPLALIVHARGFAVAGSDRSLDQGRLAPKFEYLQGLGIRLFPQDGSGLTDPAQVLVTSAAVEDSVPDVVAARALGAPHLTRPQLLARLFNEAELPIGIAGTSGKSTTTGMLGWILERCGHRPTVMNGAVMKNFVRPESPFSSALVGDGPAFVAEVDESDGSIANYTPEIAVVNNIALDHKSMEELRRLFADFTAKARVSVLNLDNGETAALAAQLPAERVRTYSLSDPRADLLAQDTAPAPDGIGFLVREKSGQTVAVRLLVPGRHNVANALAALSAARAAGLDLKDAAAALGEFTGVRRRLETVGTRGGVTVIDDFAHNPDKIAATLSTLHDWPGRLLVMFQPHGFGPLRLMKDEFIACFAEKLGPDDRLVMPDPAYFGGTVDRSVTSAHIAQGIGRRALALGERAACGDFLVENARPGDRIVVMGARDDTLSQFAAEILARLKP; the protein is encoded by the coding sequence ATGGAGCACGACACCCCCTATTTCTTTTGCGGCATCGGTGGCAGCGGCATGCTGCCCCTGGCCCTGATCGTCCATGCCCGCGGCTTTGCCGTCGCCGGGTCCGACCGCTCGCTGGATCAGGGACGGCTTGCGCCCAAGTTCGAATACCTGCAAGGGCTGGGTATCCGCCTGTTTCCCCAGGACGGCAGCGGCCTGACCGACCCCGCCCAGGTGCTGGTCACCTCGGCGGCGGTGGAGGACAGTGTACCCGACGTGGTGGCGGCCCGCGCGCTGGGCGCCCCCCACCTCACCCGACCGCAATTGCTGGCCCGCCTGTTCAACGAAGCGGAACTGCCCATCGGCATCGCCGGCACCAGCGGCAAATCCACCACCACCGGCATGCTGGGCTGGATTCTGGAACGCTGCGGCCACCGGCCCACGGTGATGAACGGCGCGGTGATGAAGAACTTCGTCCGCCCCGAATCGCCCTTTTCCAGCGCCCTGGTGGGAGACGGCCCGGCCTTCGTCGCCGAGGTGGACGAAAGCGACGGTTCCATCGCCAATTATACCCCCGAGATCGCGGTGGTGAACAACATCGCGCTGGACCACAAATCCATGGAGGAACTGCGCCGGCTGTTCGCCGATTTCACCGCCAAGGCGCGGGTATCGGTACTGAACCTGGACAATGGCGAGACGGCCGCCTTGGCCGCGCAGTTGCCGGCCGAGCGGGTGCGGACCTACAGCCTGTCCGACCCGCGCGCCGACCTGCTGGCCCAGGACACCGCCCCCGCCCCTGACGGCATCGGCTTTCTGGTGCGGGAAAAGAGCGGCCAGACGGTGGCGGTCAGGCTGCTGGTGCCGGGTCGCCACAACGTCGCCAATGCCCTGGCCGCCCTGTCGGCGGCCCGGGCCGCCGGATTGGACCTGAAAGACGCCGCCGCCGCGCTGGGCGAGTTCACCGGCGTGCGCCGCCGCCTGGAGACGGTGGGGACCAGGGGCGGCGTCACGGTCATCGACGACTTCGCCCACAATCCGGACAAGATCGCCGCCACGCTTTCCACCCTGCACGACTGGCCGGGCCGCCTGCTGGTGATGTTCCAGCCCCACGGCTTCGGGCCGCTGCGCCTGATGAAGGACGAGTTCATCGCCTGCTTCGCCGAGAAGCTGGGGCCCGACGACCGGCTGGTCATGCCCGACCCCGCCTATTTCGGCGGCACGGTGGACCGCTCGGTGACCAGCGCCCACATCGCCCAGGGAATCGGCCGCCGCGCCCTGGCGCTCGGCGAACGCGCCGCCTGCGGCGATTTCCTGGTGGAAAACGCCCGGCCCGGCGACCGCATCGTGGTGATGGGCGCCCGCGACGACACGCTTTCCCAGTTCGCGGCCGAAATCCTGGCCCGGCTGAAGCCATAG
- a CDS encoding LD-carboxypeptidase: MAEGKTRIGVVAPGSAIDRDVAERVTALAGRLYPDGRVDLVFHPQCFESKGHFAGADEARAAAFVQTANDQSLDALWFARGGYGACRLIESVLPALGAAARRKTYMGYSDAGSLLGALYGKGFTHIAHGPMPVDIIRSGGEAAVVRALSFLVERNPQALEPSLSAEVPAAAFNLTILCHLLGTPWQPNLSGHVLMVEEVSEYMYRIDRDLFQLTSNPALRWVAGLKLGRCSDIPPNRPDFGQSEEEVARAWCQRSGITWLGRADIGHDVGNKVVPFGLWRV, translated from the coding sequence ATGGCTGAGGGCAAGACCAGGATCGGCGTCGTCGCACCGGGTTCCGCCATCGACCGCGACGTGGCCGAGCGGGTCACGGCGCTGGCCGGGCGCCTCTATCCCGACGGGCGGGTGGACCTGGTCTTTCATCCCCAATGCTTCGAAAGCAAAGGCCATTTCGCCGGAGCCGACGAGGCCCGCGCCGCCGCCTTCGTCCAGACCGCCAACGACCAAAGCCTGGATGCCCTGTGGTTCGCCCGTGGCGGCTACGGCGCCTGCCGCCTGATCGAAAGCGTGCTGCCCGCCTTGGGCGCGGCGGCGCGGCGCAAGACCTATATGGGCTATTCCGACGCCGGTTCGCTGCTGGGCGCGTTGTACGGCAAGGGGTTTACCCATATCGCCCATGGCCCCATGCCGGTGGACATCATCCGCTCCGGCGGTGAGGCGGCGGTGGTTCGCGCCCTGTCCTTCCTGGTGGAGCGCAATCCCCAGGCGCTGGAGCCGTCCCTGTCGGCGGAGGTGCCGGCGGCGGCCTTCAACCTCACCATCCTGTGCCACCTGCTGGGCACGCCCTGGCAGCCCAACCTGTCGGGCCACGTGCTGATGGTCGAGGAGGTGTCGGAATACATGTACCGCATCGACCGCGACCTGTTCCAGCTGACCAGCAATCCGGCCCTGCGCTGGGTGGCGGGGCTAAAGCTGGGCCGCTGTTCCGACATTCCGCCCAACCGCCCCGATTTCGGCCAGTCGGAAGAGGAGGTGGCGCGGGCCTGGTGCCAACGCTCCGGCATCACCTGGCTCGGCCGCGCCGATATCGGCCACGACGTGGGCAACAAGGTGGTGCCGTTCGGCCTATGGCGGGTCTGA
- a CDS encoding helix-turn-helix transcriptional regulator, whose translation MVEQAEFAVLARRLGDRVKRFRARRGMSRKDLSNHAGISERYLAQLEGGQANVSVNILWLLAQAMDTPITEMIEADSEASHPDLPLAKKFLDRLSPEQQSEAYVLLRQNFKRGLKLKRRVALIGLRGAGKTTLGQAVAERFGAPFVRITSVIEQLAGMDMTEILLSMGQKGYRKLEYSALENTVEGHPSMVLEAGGSLVSEPRTFELLLQSCFTVWVQASPEDHMRRVMGQGDLRPIAGQQMAAMEDLRTILDARRHLYGRADAVLNTSGRPIADSVEELSRLCAPHLGL comes from the coding sequence ATGGTCGAACAGGCGGAATTCGCCGTGCTCGCCAGGCGGCTGGGGGATCGGGTCAAGCGCTTCCGCGCCCGGCGCGGCATGTCGCGCAAGGACCTGTCCAACCATGCCGGCATTTCCGAACGCTACCTCGCCCAACTGGAGGGCGGGCAGGCCAATGTCAGCGTCAACATCCTGTGGCTGCTGGCCCAGGCCATGGACACCCCCATCACCGAGATGATCGAGGCGGATTCCGAGGCCAGCCATCCCGATCTGCCGCTCGCCAAGAAATTCCTCGACCGCTTAAGCCCCGAACAGCAATCCGAGGCCTATGTCCTGCTGCGCCAGAACTTCAAGCGCGGCCTGAAGCTGAAACGCCGGGTGGCGCTGATCGGTTTGCGCGGCGCGGGCAAGACCACGCTGGGCCAGGCGGTGGCCGAACGCTTCGGCGCGCCTTTCGTGCGCATCACCTCGGTGATCGAGCAGCTGGCCGGCATGGACATGACCGAGATCCTGCTGTCCATGGGCCAGAAGGGCTATCGCAAGCTGGAATATTCCGCCCTGGAAAACACGGTGGAGGGTCATCCCTCCATGGTGCTGGAGGCCGGCGGCTCCCTGGTGTCCGAGCCCCGCACCTTCGAATTGCTGCTGCAATCGTGCTTCACCGTCTGGGTCCAGGCCAGCCCGGAGGACCACATGCGCCGGGTCATGGGCCAGGGCGACCTGCGGCCCATCGCCGGCCAGCAGATGGCCGCCATGGAGGATTTGCGCACCATCCTGGATGCCCGGCGTCACCTCTATGGCCGGGCCGACGCGGTGCTCAACACCTCGGGCAGGCCCATCGCCGACAGCGTCGAGGAATTGTCGCGCCTGTGCGCCCCGCATCTGGGGCTGTGA
- a CDS encoding NADH-ubiquinone oxidoreductase-F iron-sulfur binding region domain-containing protein encodes MSAAPRTHRRLGPAAASPQAVADILALLPADFRRRDLLIENLHVLQDHFGGLCRRHLAALAEEMRLAPAEVQEVATFYAHFRLLGDDEAAPGTVIRRCAGPACAMRSLHLPEGAVVEDVPCIGRCDHAPAVLSLPAGSGSPLGDGAKADFPVFARCLSGELTRDEVLAELDRAGLRGMGGAGFPTARKWRSVAAQAAPRLVVVNADEGEPGTFKDRWFLENHAARVLEGTLVAAWAVEADEAYIYLRDEYSDLRPLLAGLIRGLPGGVTVHLRRGAGAYVCGEESALIESLEGKRGLPRQRPPYVAEVGLFGRPTLVNNVETLYWVSRILAEGAELFTVEGRNGHKGLRAYSVSGRVRRPGVKIAPNGITIGELIEEFCGGMEEGHALAAYLPGGASGGFLPAHLTPPLAFGAIEEHGGFIGSAAVVVFSQADDLRAVALDLARFFAHESCGQCTPCRVGTAKSVDLLARPHWDRALLGDLASVMRDASICGLGQAAPNVWQSLLRHFPEVAT; translated from the coding sequence ATGAGCGCCGCCCCCCGCACCCATCGCCGTCTCGGCCCCGCCGCCGCCTCGCCGCAAGCCGTGGCCGACATCCTCGCCCTGCTGCCCGCGGATTTCCGCCGCCGCGACCTGCTGATCGAGAACCTGCACGTGCTGCAGGACCATTTCGGCGGCCTTTGCCGCCGCCATCTCGCCGCCTTGGCCGAGGAGATGCGCCTTGCCCCCGCCGAGGTGCAGGAGGTGGCGACCTTCTACGCCCATTTCCGCCTGCTGGGGGATGACGAGGCCGCGCCCGGGACCGTGATACGCCGCTGCGCCGGCCCGGCCTGCGCCATGCGCTCCCTCCACCTGCCCGAGGGCGCGGTGGTCGAGGACGTGCCCTGCATCGGCCGTTGCGACCACGCCCCCGCCGTGCTTTCCCTCCCTGCCGGGTCCGGCTCGCCGCTGGGGGACGGGGCCAAGGCCGACTTTCCCGTTTTCGCCCGCTGCCTGTCGGGCGAGCTGACCCGTGACGAGGTGCTGGCCGAGCTGGACAGGGCGGGCTTGCGCGGCATGGGCGGGGCGGGCTTCCCCACCGCCCGCAAGTGGCGCAGCGTGGCGGCGCAAGCCGCACCGCGCCTGGTGGTGGTCAACGCCGACGAGGGCGAGCCCGGCACCTTCAAGGACCGCTGGTTCCTGGAAAACCACGCCGCCCGCGTTCTGGAAGGCACGCTCGTCGCCGCCTGGGCGGTGGAGGCCGACGAGGCCTACATCTATCTCCGCGACGAGTATTCCGATCTGCGCCCGCTGCTGGCCGGGCTGATTCGCGGGCTTCCCGGCGGCGTGACCGTTCATCTGCGCCGCGGCGCCGGCGCCTATGTCTGCGGCGAGGAATCGGCGCTGATCGAAAGCCTGGAAGGAAAGCGCGGCCTGCCCCGCCAGCGCCCGCCCTATGTGGCCGAGGTGGGGCTGTTCGGGCGGCCCACTTTGGTCAACAACGTCGAGACCCTCTACTGGGTCAGCCGTATCCTGGCGGAAGGGGCGGAGCTGTTCACCGTCGAGGGCCGCAACGGGCACAAGGGGCTTCGCGCCTATTCCGTCTCGGGCCGGGTGCGGCGGCCGGGCGTCAAGATCGCCCCCAACGGCATCACCATCGGCGAACTGATCGAGGAATTCTGCGGCGGCATGGAAGAGGGCCATGCGCTGGCCGCCTATCTGCCCGGCGGAGCCTCGGGCGGCTTCCTGCCCGCCCATCTGACGCCGCCGCTGGCCTTCGGCGCCATCGAGGAGCATGGCGGCTTCATCGGCTCGGCCGCCGTGGTGGTGTTCTCCCAGGCCGACGACTTGCGGGCGGTGGCGCTGGATCTCGCCCGCTTCTTCGCCCATGAAAGCTGCGGCCAGTGCACGCCCTGCCGGGTGGGCACCGCCAAATCGGTGGACCTGCTGGCCAGGCCGCATTGGGACCGGGCCTTGCTGGGTGACCTGGCGAGCGTGATGCGCGACGCCTCCATCTGCGGGTTGGGTCAGGCGGCGCCCAATGTGTGGCAGAGCCTGTTGCGGCACTTTCCGGAGGTGGCGACATGA